Proteins co-encoded in one Halorussus salinus genomic window:
- a CDS encoding Eco57I restriction-modification methylase domain-containing protein, which translates to MPPATTSTSQTEFVQEAFETTVEADDEKRLLEAIDNAVSRLREQIDDDTLENILRADAGSYRLRGGMTRDGLQPEPFTQQAVIEPLLSELGHSFDTEAGGLSGGRTMVADYTVSLRDFDTDSTRLLIEAEPINKDLDSREHGIGQVRDWLSQREFESDFGFATDGLRWAFVRYDPDSYSHNVIEEVDLQPVFLALFENQVGARESVEEAVFDADRERVANLLRTFEFENFVSIAVEARQVIKRTQEEITDEFYDDYIRYVFGIVDEDEETPRSLIGDGVVKPDGATEDDARLFAVELMNRLVFIKFLEDKAIVHPDLLQTLTDAYEDGMHTGSLYDDFIKPLFYDVMNEKPDQRPPTVQDIEVFEDIPYLNGGLFRPSLGGDEFDEEDFDVRNSVLKSIIDLLERYSFSAGGSPTDLDPSVLGNVFEKTVNYITSDNADTNKELGAYYTPSEITRFCAEETVRPALLDRFGRVLVEERDWPEPEVENYDSVYSLIEDLPGNWGLISALLAEVDEFRVVDPACGSGHFLTSVLEEIVNVRKALYAQNENYPQEYRLKKTTVLNNIYGVDLMGPAVEIGKLRLWLSIISELDEDVVDDLDDDELALPNIVFNLREGNSLIGYTGFPETTDDGEYTLGSFTEDSVRDRYQGIIDEIEKHEQAVDTDVAEDHRQKAFEKLREAREDLISDIHADFVEAGIEGLNQETVAEMQPFNWVLEFAEVYADGGFDVVVGNPPWDRITPQRDDYFTRFDSDFRTLLPEAKQERQEELLEDSDIAEGWEEYKRQVEIQADYFNNSEEYELQRPKVAGRTSATENDLSALFLERVFQIARDDGYVAQVLPGAIFNGSSTKDLRLHLLDEAEIQSLVTFENKGIFPEIDNRYNFGTLVFENRGATDELRGIFQQHDVGVLQQLEESALSIPRRVLRDYSPEAAIFPYVDSQQEVGILNQILQHPSISERVGERWYVEPYRELDRGNDVDRFVESEDEGEYPVLGGSNIYQFMYDPSFLDDLEGPKFWGVPEDEDPELSAKKRIREKSLPKLKRGIYDAFDGSGSQVGFVNELLEERRGEPLSEDDVLLDCTEYRISYRDIARASDERTMIASVLPKGVVCHDKAPTLRPYRIEPEEDDLEEPTLHGAYERVYSDEELFVAVGLLNSLPFDFLMRTKIDSTVVFYKLKESQAPRLTAGDEWFDYIWKRAARLNCYGDEFEEMRDRLGGIEPATDMDERREVQAELDAAAFHAYGLDRDQAEFVLEDFHRVQSPRIMDEAYFETVLDKYDELAESSS; encoded by the coding sequence ATGCCACCTGCCACTACATCTACCTCGCAAACTGAGTTCGTTCAGGAAGCCTTCGAGACGACCGTCGAAGCCGACGACGAGAAGCGGCTTCTCGAAGCCATAGACAACGCTGTATCCCGACTCCGCGAACAGATAGACGACGATACCCTCGAAAACATCCTACGGGCTGACGCCGGGTCCTATCGGCTTCGGGGCGGCATGACCCGCGACGGGCTTCAGCCCGAACCCTTCACACAGCAGGCGGTTATCGAACCACTGCTTTCGGAGTTGGGTCATTCCTTCGATACCGAGGCTGGCGGCTTGTCCGGTGGTCGGACGATGGTCGCGGACTACACTGTCTCCCTGCGCGACTTCGACACGGATTCGACCCGGCTCCTTATCGAAGCCGAACCCATCAACAAGGACCTTGACTCCCGTGAACACGGTATCGGGCAGGTTCGGGACTGGTTGAGCCAACGTGAGTTTGAGTCTGATTTCGGGTTCGCTACCGACGGGCTTCGGTGGGCGTTCGTCCGGTACGACCCCGATTCGTACAGTCACAACGTAATCGAAGAGGTGGACCTTCAGCCCGTCTTCCTCGCGCTCTTCGAGAATCAAGTCGGGGCGCGGGAATCTGTCGAAGAAGCCGTCTTCGACGCCGACCGCGAACGTGTCGCCAATCTTCTCCGCACCTTCGAGTTCGAGAACTTCGTTTCCATCGCCGTCGAGGCCCGGCAGGTAATCAAGCGAACTCAAGAGGAAATCACTGACGAGTTCTACGACGACTACATTCGCTACGTCTTCGGTATCGTGGACGAGGATGAAGAGACGCCGCGCTCGCTGATTGGCGACGGCGTTGTCAAACCCGACGGCGCGACCGAGGACGACGCCCGACTGTTCGCCGTCGAATTGATGAATCGGCTCGTGTTCATCAAGTTCCTTGAAGACAAGGCAATCGTTCACCCCGACCTGCTACAAACACTCACGGACGCCTACGAAGACGGTATGCACACTGGGTCGCTCTACGACGATTTCATCAAGCCGCTGTTCTACGACGTGATGAACGAGAAGCCCGACCAGCGACCGCCGACGGTCCAAGACATTGAGGTGTTCGAGGACATTCCGTACCTGAACGGTGGGCTGTTCCGTCCGTCGCTCGGTGGGGACGAGTTCGATGAAGAGGACTTCGACGTGCGGAACTCGGTGCTGAAGTCTATTATCGACCTGCTGGAACGATACAGTTTCTCGGCGGGCGGCTCACCGACCGACCTTGACCCGAGTGTTCTCGGTAACGTCTTCGAGAAGACGGTGAACTACATCACCAGCGACAACGCGGATACGAACAAGGAACTTGGGGCCTACTACACGCCGAGCGAGATTACGCGCTTCTGCGCCGAAGAGACAGTTCGTCCGGCACTACTGGACCGCTTCGGTCGCGTGCTGGTCGAAGAGCGTGACTGGCCCGAGCCGGAAGTCGAGAACTACGATTCGGTGTACTCGCTCATTGAGGACCTGCCGGGGAATTGGGGGCTGATTAGCGCCCTTCTCGCAGAGGTAGACGAGTTCCGCGTCGTGGACCCTGCCTGTGGGAGTGGACACTTCCTCACGTCGGTTCTCGAAGAAATCGTCAACGTCCGCAAGGCGCTGTACGCGCAGAACGAGAACTACCCGCAGGAATATCGGCTGAAGAAGACAACGGTTCTGAACAATATCTACGGTGTGGACCTGATGGGACCAGCCGTCGAAATCGGCAAACTCCGGCTGTGGTTGTCCATCATATCGGAGTTGGACGAAGACGTAGTGGACGACCTTGACGACGACGAACTCGCCCTACCGAACATCGTCTTCAACCTGCGTGAAGGCAACAGCCTAATCGGGTACACTGGTTTCCCCGAGACGACTGACGACGGCGAATACACGCTCGGGAGTTTCACCGAAGACAGCGTTCGGGACCGTTATCAGGGTATCATAGACGAAATCGAGAAGCACGAGCAAGCGGTGGACACTGACGTTGCCGAAGACCACCGGCAGAAAGCGTTCGAGAAACTACGCGAAGCACGCGAGGACCTGATTAGCGATATTCACGCAGACTTCGTTGAGGCCGGTATCGAAGGGCTGAATCAGGAGACGGTCGCGGAAATGCAACCGTTCAACTGGGTGCTTGAGTTCGCTGAAGTCTACGCAGATGGTGGGTTCGACGTGGTTGTGGGGAATCCGCCGTGGGACCGTATCACGCCACAGCGCGACGACTATTTCACCCGGTTCGATTCCGATTTCCGAACTCTGCTACCCGAAGCAAAACAAGAGCGTCAAGAGGAACTGCTGGAAGACTCCGATATTGCGGAAGGGTGGGAAGAGTACAAGCGCCAAGTCGAGATTCAAGCGGACTACTTCAATAATTCCGAAGAGTATGAACTTCAGCGTCCAAAGGTAGCCGGTCGAACCTCGGCTACAGAAAATGACCTGTCCGCCCTCTTCCTCGAACGAGTCTTTCAGATTGCCCGTGACGATGGTTACGTTGCCCAAGTTCTTCCGGGGGCAATCTTCAATGGCTCTTCCACGAAAGACCTGCGGCTACACCTTCTCGATGAAGCCGAGATTCAATCGCTCGTGACCTTCGAGAACAAGGGTATCTTCCCCGAAATTGACAACCGCTACAACTTCGGTACCCTCGTCTTCGAGAACCGTGGGGCCACTGACGAACTGCGTGGAATCTTCCAACAACACGACGTGGGAGTCTTACAACAACTCGAAGAGAGCGCCCTCTCTATCCCCCGTCGTGTGCTTCGTGACTATTCGCCTGAAGCGGCTATCTTCCCATACGTAGATTCGCAACAGGAAGTCGGTATCCTAAATCAGATTCTTCAGCACCCGTCAATCTCTGAACGGGTCGGAGAGAGATGGTATGTTGAGCCATATCGGGAACTTGACAGGGGGAATGATGTGGACCGCTTCGTTGAATCGGAAGACGAGGGAGAGTACCCGGTTCTCGGCGGAAGCAACATCTACCAGTTCATGTACGACCCGTCGTTCTTGGACGACTTGGAAGGGCCGAAGTTTTGGGGCGTACCAGAGGACGAAGACCCCGAGTTGAGCGCCAAAAAGCGGATTCGGGAGAAGAGCCTGCCGAAACTCAAACGCGGGATATACGACGCCTTCGATGGGTCCGGTTCGCAAGTCGGGTTCGTCAATGAACTGCTGGAAGAGCGACGGGGCGAACCACTGTCAGAGGACGACGTACTGCTTGATTGCACGGAATATCGTATCTCATACCGTGACATTGCCCGTGCCAGCGACGAGCGCACGATGATTGCCTCGGTGCTACCGAAGGGAGTAGTGTGCCACGACAAAGCCCCGACGCTTCGCCCGTACCGAATCGAACCTGAAGAGGACGACCTTGAGGAACCAACTCTACATGGTGCCTACGAACGGGTCTATTCGGACGAAGAACTGTTCGTCGCCGTCGGGTTGCTTAACAGCCTGCCGTTCGACTTCCTTATGCGAACGAAAATCGACTCGACTGTCGTCTTCTACAAACTGAAAGAGTCGCAGGCACCCCGCCTGACGGCTGGTGACGAGTGGTTCGACTACATCTGGAAGCGTGCCGCTCGGTTGAACTGCTACGGCGACGAGTTCGAGGAAATGCGCGACCGGCTCGGTGGTATCGAACCGGCGACCGACATGGACGAACGTCGGGAAGTTCAGGCTGAACTCGACGCCGCCGCGTTCCACGCCTACGGCCTTGACCGCGACCAAGCCGAGTTCGTGCTTGAGGACTTCCACCGGGTTCAGAGTCCCCGTATCATGGACGAGGCGTATTTCGAGACGGTCTTGGACAAGTACGACGAGTTGGCTGAATCGTCGTCCTAA
- the udk gene encoding uridine kinase, whose translation MTIPSFVVGIAGGTGAGKTTVAREITEEAADAVTRIPMDNYYEDLSHMDYDERTEVNYDHPSAFEWELLREHMDALLSGQSIEMPQYDFEIHNRKDETVTVEPTDVIVLEGIFALHDEELNEMLDIRVYVETDADVRILRRIERDVVDRGRDLEGVIDQYLSTVKPMHEQFVAPTKKRADLIIPEGANAVAVNLLEEKVRAETYTDSGSAWTLGDEGVEREESERLTVTNAGETDRESRATDGRTTTDDDADSEKWNSERVE comes from the coding sequence ATGACTATCCCGTCGTTCGTCGTCGGCATCGCGGGGGGTACCGGGGCCGGAAAGACGACGGTCGCCCGCGAGATTACCGAGGAGGCCGCCGACGCCGTCACGCGCATCCCGATGGACAACTACTACGAGGACCTGAGCCACATGGACTACGACGAGCGCACGGAGGTCAACTACGACCACCCCTCGGCGTTCGAGTGGGAACTCCTGCGCGAACACATGGACGCGCTGCTGTCGGGCCAGTCCATCGAGATGCCCCAGTACGACTTCGAGATACACAACCGCAAGGACGAGACCGTCACGGTCGAACCGACCGATGTCATCGTCTTGGAGGGCATCTTCGCGCTCCACGACGAGGAGCTAAACGAAATGCTCGACATCCGCGTCTACGTCGAGACCGACGCCGACGTGCGCATCCTCCGGCGCATCGAGCGCGACGTGGTGGACCGGGGCCGGGACTTGGAGGGCGTCATCGACCAGTACCTCTCGACGGTCAAGCCGATGCACGAGCAGTTCGTCGCGCCGACCAAGAAGCGCGCCGACCTCATCATCCCCGAGGGTGCCAACGCCGTCGCGGTGAACTTACTGGAGGAGAAAGTCCGCGCGGAGACCTACACCGACTCGGGGTCGGCGTGGACGCTCGGCGACGAGGGCGTCGAGCGCGAGGAGTCCGAACGCCTCACGGTGACGAACGCGGGCGAGACCGACCGCGAGTCCCGAGCGACCGACGGTCGAACGACGACCGACGACGACGCGGACTCCGAGAAGTGGAACAGCGAGCGCGTCGAGTAA
- a CDS encoding TRAM domain-containing protein, with product MEISDQLRCLFSATVEEQDESFVVEVPEQEIRLGDLQAGETYRVAVLPSPATDDTSDTYTESERERGPPKPPVEEGEERTVEIEDIGDQGDGITRVERGFVVIVPDTEQGERVTVEITDVRENVAFAEVIERMSYYE from the coding sequence ATGGAAATTTCCGACCAACTGCGCTGTCTGTTCTCTGCCACTGTCGAAGAGCAAGACGAGTCGTTTGTCGTTGAAGTCCCCGAGCAAGAGATTCGCCTTGGCGACCTTCAGGCGGGCGAGACGTACCGTGTGGCCGTTCTGCCGTCACCTGCGACTGACGACACCAGCGACACGTACACTGAATCAGAGCGCGAGCGTGGCCCACCGAAGCCACCGGTTGAGGAAGGTGAAGAGCGAACGGTTGAAATCGAGGATATAGGTGACCAAGGCGACGGTATCACTCGGGTCGAGCGTGGTTTCGTCGTCATTGTTCCCGACACCGAACAGGGCGAGCGCGTTACCGTCGAGATTACTGATGTTCGTGAGAACGTCGCCTTCGCGGAAGTTATCGAGCGCATGAGTTACTACGAATAG
- a CDS encoding SWIM zinc finger family protein — MSKSALEVLESDEQVEKRAQWEAFEFTVVGDGDVEVVNDSHADADDHTYTVHVEDSIPSDCTCPAWEYQPGACKHMVAVGIREPVLEAASGEQPVRADGGVTLEEFATKDTDEHDCWCDDHDFPCFDCYNDGRRDLPGEDE; from the coding sequence ATGTCCAAATCAGCATTAGAAGTACTTGAGTCCGACGAACAGGTAGAGAAACGAGCGCAGTGGGAGGCCTTCGAGTTCACCGTTGTCGGTGACGGCGACGTAGAAGTAGTCAACGACTCCCACGCGGACGCCGACGACCACACGTACACTGTCCACGTCGAGGACAGTATCCCGTCGGATTGTACGTGTCCTGCGTGGGAGTACCAGCCCGGCGCGTGTAAGCATATGGTGGCCGTCGGTATTCGAGAGCCAGTCCTCGAAGCGGCCAGCGGGGAACAGCCTGTCCGTGCTGACGGTGGTGTCACCCTCGAAGAGTTCGCTACCAAGGACACCGACGAACACGATTGCTGGTGCGACGACCACGACTTCCCGTGTTTCGACTGCTACAACGACGGTCGCCGTGACCTGCCGGGTGAAGACGAATGA
- a CDS encoding tyrosine-type recombinase/integrase — protein MSTNKPEKVEGIVLIPGPSRDYLNERQRVAYESHRRKLLKWLARQGKNPDALEGYAHHTAQNYAGIIDRFLRGLWEQDGYTIDVSHEDAEEYLRSLLLADDEYSRTHLHNTKLALLAYFRFQGDEWEPDISISSSSGVSQPRDFLSDDERTALREAALEYGTVPAYAALEPEERTKWKRFLARRYGKPTSEVSRDDWERANGFKYPSIIHTALDAGLRPIEVGRARTYWVDVENATLRIPEAESSKNEDNWTVSLRRETTEYLARWLEERGMYEKYEDTDRLWLTRHSNPYSASSLRYVLDAVCDLADIERDVSWYAIRHSTGTYMAREEGLAAAQSQLRHRSIGTTAKYDQAPVEDRRDALDRMG, from the coding sequence ATGAGTACGAACAAACCCGAGAAAGTTGAAGGTATCGTTCTTATTCCCGGCCCGTCACGCGATTACCTCAATGAGCGCCAACGGGTCGCCTACGAGAGCCATCGCAGGAAGTTACTGAAGTGGCTCGCGCGACAGGGGAAGAACCCGGACGCGCTCGAAGGCTACGCCCACCACACCGCGCAGAACTACGCTGGCATTATCGACAGGTTCCTGCGGGGGTTGTGGGAGCAAGACGGGTACACGATTGATGTGAGCCACGAAGACGCCGAGGAATACCTTCGGTCGTTGCTCTTGGCCGACGACGAGTATTCACGCACTCACTTGCACAACACGAAACTGGCCCTGCTTGCCTACTTCCGATTCCAAGGTGACGAGTGGGAGCCGGACATATCCATCAGTTCGTCGTCGGGTGTCTCACAACCCCGAGACTTCCTCTCGGACGACGAGCGAACCGCGCTTCGTGAGGCCGCGCTTGAATACGGGACTGTCCCGGCGTATGCCGCGCTCGAACCCGAGGAACGAACGAAGTGGAAGCGGTTCCTCGCCCGTCGGTATGGGAAACCCACATCCGAAGTGTCACGCGATGATTGGGAGCGTGCGAACGGCTTCAAGTATCCGAGTATCATCCACACCGCGCTCGACGCGGGCCTTCGACCTATCGAGGTAGGTCGCGCCCGAACTTATTGGGTAGACGTAGAGAACGCCACCCTCCGTATTCCCGAGGCGGAGTCCTCGAAGAACGAGGATAATTGGACAGTGAGCCTACGCCGGGAGACGACTGAATACCTCGCCCGCTGGCTCGAAGAACGTGGGATGTACGAGAAGTACGAGGACACCGACCGTCTTTGGCTCACGCGACACTCGAATCCCTACAGTGCGTCGTCGCTCCGGTATGTCCTCGACGCTGTGTGTGACCTCGCGGATATTGAGCGCGACGTAAGTTGGTACGCCATTCGGCACTCGACCGGGACCTACATGGCGCGTGAAGAGGGCCTTGCCGCCGCGCAGTCGCAACTCCGCCATCGGAGTATTGGAACGACCGCCAAGTATGACCAAGCGCCAGTTGAAGACCGCCGGGACGCCCTCGACAGAATGGGGTGA
- a CDS encoding phage terminase large subunit family protein translates to MTPDESSLGRCPDCGEPIPSAWLLVEYERADGTEGVWAECPSCEDVVAPE, encoded by the coding sequence ATGACCCCCGACGAATCGTCACTCGGTCGCTGTCCGGACTGCGGCGAGCCTATTCCCTCTGCGTGGCTCCTTGTCGAGTACGAACGGGCCGACGGTACCGAGGGCGTTTGGGCGGAGTGTCCATCTTGTGAGGATGTTGTAGCGCCGGAGTAG
- a CDS encoding zinc ribbon domain-containing protein, with amino-acid sequence MGNKYDELDEDEMVEEHGRWGALKKLFGMMAEDADEALGVSERVEAHKRKANDNPVHAKCYECHSELEHADVGRCPHCGYDASFTGSRVLYSVLTGLFAITIIGIPAAVLFYRKAQKLRKKEARGVANKEWK; translated from the coding sequence ATGGGGAACAAGTACGACGAATTGGATGAAGATGAAATGGTTGAAGAACACGGAAGATGGGGTGCGTTGAAGAAGTTATTCGGCATGATGGCAGAGGACGCAGATGAAGCACTGGGGGTGTCTGAACGGGTTGAAGCCCACAAGCGGAAGGCCAACGACAACCCCGTCCACGCTAAATGTTACGAGTGCCATAGTGAACTTGAACACGCCGATGTAGGCCGCTGTCCTCACTGTGGGTACGACGCGTCATTCACCGGGTCACGGGTGCTGTACTCGGTACTAACCGGACTGTTCGCCATTACGATTATCGGGATCCCCGCCGCCGTGTTGTTCTACCGCAAAGCACAGAAACTACGGAAAAAAGAGGCTCGTGGTGTAGCAAACAAAGAGTGGAAATAA
- a CDS encoding DUF5785 family protein produces MDWPHDPDGEEGSEGGRKYGMAILAKKLDEDEDFPLSKAEFVEEHADEPIRINYQRVVSVEDIFEHVEGETFDSIVEFHKAVGAGMRRGGFWDYHPEGESPEKKSA; encoded by the coding sequence ATGGACTGGCCCCACGACCCCGACGGCGAGGAGGGAAGCGAAGGCGGACGCAAGTACGGCATGGCGATTCTCGCCAAGAAACTCGACGAGGACGAGGACTTCCCGCTCTCGAAGGCGGAGTTCGTCGAGGAACACGCCGACGAGCCGATTCGCATCAACTACCAGCGGGTCGTCAGCGTCGAGGACATCTTCGAACACGTCGAGGGCGAGACCTTCGACTCCATCGTGGAGTTCCACAAGGCGGTCGGTGCCGGGATGCGCCGCGGCGGGTTCTGGGACTACCACCCCGAGGGCGAGTCGCCCGAGAAGAAGAGCGCCTGA